The Haliotis asinina isolate JCU_RB_2024 chromosome 16, JCU_Hal_asi_v2, whole genome shotgun sequence DNA segment ACCGTGCATCCTGTGGGGCCATCTGGAACCACGCTTTGATTGATGCTTGTCACGTGCACGTCCTTGGCCTCCATGGCCTGTGAATCTACCTTCTGCATCTGCTCCTGCACCTCCTCCAGCTTTCCCAGTATTGATAACGTCTCCATTTCCTTCCATACTACCCGATGCATCCCCGACATCTTGAAGACTCTCTGAGAGACCATCGTCTGTGTCTGTATATCCTTGTTTATTCGTTGTTGCTAATCCAACATCATTTCCACCATTACGATTGAGTGAGACACCACCCTCTGTGTCTGCATATACTTGTTTATTCGTTGTTGCTAATCCAACATCATTTCCACCATTACGACTGAGTGAGACACCACCCTCTGTGTCTGCATATACTTGTTTATTCGTTGTTGCTAATCCAACATCATTTCCACCATTACGATTGAGTGAGACACCACCCTCTGTGTTTGCATATACTTGTTTATTCGTTGTTGCTAATCCAACATCATTTCCACCATTACGATTGAGTGAGACACCACCCTCTGTGTTTGCATATCCTTGTTTATTCGTTGTTGCTAATCCAACATCATTTCCACCATTACGATTGCGTGAGACACCGCCGTCTGTGTCTGCATATCCTTGGTTATTCCTTGAAACTTCCCCGACGGCATCTCCTTCTTCGAATCTTTCTCTATCTATTTCCCGTCCACCTCTTCCCCCAAAATGTCGTTTTCTAGCCCTTTGCAAAGCTAATCTGCCGATGTGACCCATGGCACTTTTAAACATTTTCCCTCTACCTCCCCAACCGTGTGCTCTCCGATTCTGGTCATGTGTTCCTCTATCGCGTCCTCCGTGCATCCTGTGGGGCCATCTGGAACCACGCTTTGATTGATGCTTGTCATGGGTACGTCCTTGACCTCCATGACCTGTGAATCTACCTTCTTTATCTGCTCCTGCAGTTCCTCCAGTTTTCCCCTCTATACCGTTGACAGCGCCTCTATTTCCTTGCAAACTACCCGATAAATCCCCAACACCCTGAAGACTCTCTGAGACACCTCCATCTGGGTCTGCATGTCCTTGTTTATTCGTTGTTACTATTCCGACATTATTTACACCATCACGACTCCCTGAGACACTGCCGTCTGTGTTTGCATATCCTTGTTTATTCCTTGAAACTCCCCCGACAGCATCTCGACCGTGATGACTTTGTCCACCTATTCGTCTTCCTCCAAAATGTCGTCTTCTGCTGTGCATCCTTTGCCCAGCTACCCTGCCGGCGTTACGAATGCCACCTTTCCCTCTACCTCCCCAACCGTGTGCTCTCCGATTCTGGTCATACGTTCCTCTACTGCGTCCTCCGTGCATCCTGTGGGGCCATCTGGAACCACGTTTTAAATGATACTTGCCACGTGCACGTCCTTGACCTCCATGACCTGGGAATCTACCTTCTTCATCTGCTCCTGCACCTCCTCCAGCTTGCCCAGAAATACCATCGATAATGTCTCCATTTCCTTGCAAACTACCCGAGACATCCCCTACACCTTGGTGACTCCCTGATGCATCGCCGTCTGTGTCTGCATATAATTGTTTATTCCTTGAGATTGGCCCGGCAGCATCTTCATCTTGAATACGGCCGTCTGTGTCTGCATATAATTGTTTATTCCTTGAGATTGGCCCGGCAGCATCTTCATCTTGAATACGGCCATTGACATAATCTCTATTTTCTTGTCTAGTCCTTACGAGATCACCTCCAGCCACTCCATTTCCTTtccaaatactacctgaaagaTCACCGACAGTCAGATCTCCACCTTGTCTTTTCCTTGTGACATCTCCGACGACCTTGGCATTCTCTCCTTGATCTTCATCCATTGGTTTATTAGAACCAGTGTGTACCCTGCCATGAGTATGCCTGGTCAGGATGCCGCCAAGCTTGGACTGGGTGAAACTGGGTTTATTTGGAGGTGGATTAGGGACCGCTCGAGAGTTGGAGCCTCTTGTGTCACTGATATCCACGGCTGTAGCTGaagattgaaaaaaaaccaacaaaaacatcatcctCTTATATtactggggtggtggggtagcctagagggtaaagcattcgctcgtcatgccgaataCCCtcgttcgattctccacatgggtacaatgtgctaTGCTTATTTCTGGGGTCCCCAGCTTTGAtgctctgtatttctttattctttttttttgctggaatattgctgtgtgctcACTCTTATACTAAACTAGCGGCCAAAAGAAACGACACCAAAATAAAAACGACTGTATATTGtcagtctgtttgaaaatagataaaacaCATATGTCGAACACAGCACTTTTATTCTCAGtgaacatttccaaatgttaaAAAATACCGAAGTTACACGTATAAAACGAAACTGTGCACAAAGTCACCCGTATCAAACTAGGGGATATAGGCTAACCAGGTTTATCTCCTACATCATTTTAATAGATTGACAACCAGGAACATAGCTCGTTTAACACCAAAGCAAAAGGAGAGAGCAATCGGTATGCTACAGATGGACCACACCGAAGAGCATATAGTTAGGACCATGGGGTGCTGCAAATCTACCATTGGAAGACGTGTCACACGTCTACGACACACTGGCAGTATTGCAGAGTGATAGACTGAAGGTCTCTacccaacatga contains these protein-coding regions:
- the LOC137268766 gene encoding PE-PGRS family protein PE_PGRS5-like; translation: MDEDQGENAKVVGDVTRKRQGGDLTVGDLSGSIWKGNGVAGGDLVRTRQENRDYVNGRIQDEDAAGPISRNKQLYADTDGRIQDEDAAGPISRNKQLYADTDGDASGSHQGVGDVSGSLQGNGDIIDGISGQAGGGAGADEEGRFPGHGGQGRARGKYHLKRGSRWPHRMHGGRSRGTYDQNRRAHGWGGRGKGGIRNAGRVAGQRMHSRRRHFGGRRIGGQSHHGRDAVGGVSRNKQGYANTDGSVSGSRDGVNNVGIVTTNKQGHADPDGGVSESLQGVGDLSGSLQGNRGAVNGIEGKTGGTAGADKEGRFTGHGGQGRTHDKHQSKRGSRWPHRMHGGRDRGTHDQNRRAHGWGGRGKMFKSAMGHIGRLALQRARKRHFGGRGGREIDRERFEEGDAVGEVSRNNQGYADTDGGVSRNRNGGNDVGLATTNKQGYANTEGGVSLNRNGGNDVGLATTNKQVYANTEGGVSLNRNGGNDVGLATTNKQVYADTEGGVSLSRNGGNDVGLATTNKQVYADTEGGVSLNRNGGNDVGLATTNKQGYTDTDDGLSESLQDVGDASGSMEGNGDVINTGKAGGGAGADAEGRFTGHGGQGRARDKHQSKRGSRWPHRMHGGRGKGTHDQNRRAHGWGGRGKVVKNGIGHIGRVAGQRMHGRRRHFGGRGGRRIDRMKYEGSMDNGGDNEGFVDYDNGGRKEKQFDGRQAEEGSVSVREAGADVVDENGYENNVKLSGGGRRERGRVMDAGDEKNVDVGSSGEELDSVNSRGRHDGKVGGSGRHVSRGSVKGGSGENLGLTHRDEGGRWGRRGGRRGGRRG